In one Saccharibacillus brassicae genomic region, the following are encoded:
- a CDS encoding manganese catalase family protein, with protein sequence MFKRMEEIMIEIPDVEKPDPNAAAAVQELLGGKFGEMSTLNNYLFQSFNFRSKSKLRPFYDLVMSITAEELGHVELVTHGIGKILQGSTSPGDPDKTPLDVVKDARLSYPFLAGAQGGMPIDSMGNPWTGANVFNSGNLVEDLLHNFFLECGARTHKMKVYEMTDHPAARAVVGFLLVRGGVHVVAYAKALEVATGVNVTKLIPIPSLDNRKFNEARKYEEKGVHTKLYTWSDNDFNTIDQIWKGTHPEDGSPLEVIAGVPKGVPIPEAPPIDEEFAPGISADEFKEIAKRLKQSGNIKE encoded by the coding sequence ATGTTCAAACGCATGGAAGAGATTATGATCGAGATTCCGGACGTCGAAAAGCCAGATCCGAATGCCGCAGCGGCCGTGCAAGAACTGCTGGGAGGCAAATTCGGCGAAATGTCCACGCTGAACAATTATCTTTTCCAATCGTTTAACTTCCGTTCCAAATCGAAGCTGAGACCGTTCTACGACCTCGTCATGAGCATCACGGCCGAAGAACTGGGCCACGTCGAGCTGGTTACGCACGGCATCGGCAAAATCCTGCAGGGCTCCACGTCGCCGGGCGATCCGGACAAAACGCCTCTGGACGTTGTCAAGGACGCCAGATTGTCTTATCCGTTCCTCGCGGGCGCGCAGGGCGGCATGCCGATCGATTCCATGGGCAATCCGTGGACCGGCGCGAACGTGTTCAACAGCGGCAACCTGGTCGAAGATCTGCTGCATAACTTCTTCCTGGAGTGCGGAGCGCGTACCCACAAGATGAAAGTATACGAAATGACCGATCATCCGGCGGCAAGAGCCGTAGTCGGCTTCCTGCTCGTGCGCGGAGGCGTGCATGTGGTCGCGTACGCGAAAGCGCTCGAAGTAGCGACCGGCGTCAACGTTACCAAGCTGATTCCGATCCCTTCGCTGGACAACCGCAAGTTCAACGAAGCGCGCAAATACGAAGAGAAGGGCGTACACACCAAGCTGTACACCTGGAGCGACAACGATTTCAACACGATCGACCAGATCTGGAAAGGCACCCACCCGGAAGACGGGTCGCCGCTCGAAGTTATCGCCGGCGTGCCGAAAGGCGTGCCGATTCCGGAAGCTCCGCCGATCGACGAAGAATTCGCGCCGGGCATTTCCGCGGACGAATTTAAAGAAATCGCCAAACGTCTCAAGCAGTCCGGCAACATCAAAGAATAA
- a CDS encoding 3-keto-5-aminohexanoate cleavage protein, which yields MLQACLNGSRTRSDHPAVPLTPEEIADDAEKAVRAGAAELHIHVRCERGDESLEAADVARTLLAVRGRVPGVPIGISTAGSFLPGSGAKMRLLRSWQVLPDYVSINIHEADAEWMIAAALEQGIGVEAGLCGEADAERFAAMPGCGSCLRVLIGIHEPDQGRESAVVRRIRKVLQRSGCALPVLLHGSDRTMWPMYIEAMLQGLGGRIGLEDGTMLLSGIAAKDNEELIRTAKLIEGRF from the coding sequence ATGCTTCAAGCCTGCCTCAACGGGTCGCGGACCCGCAGCGATCATCCCGCCGTGCCTCTTACCCCGGAAGAGATCGCCGACGATGCCGAAAAGGCGGTCCGCGCCGGAGCCGCCGAACTGCATATCCATGTCCGCTGCGAACGCGGCGACGAGAGCCTTGAAGCGGCCGACGTGGCCCGCACGCTGCTGGCCGTACGCGGTCGGGTACCCGGGGTGCCGATCGGCATCTCTACCGCCGGATCGTTCCTGCCGGGCAGCGGCGCGAAAATGCGGCTGCTGCGTTCGTGGCAGGTGCTGCCCGACTACGTCTCGATCAATATCCATGAAGCCGACGCCGAATGGATGATCGCCGCGGCGCTCGAACAGGGGATCGGCGTCGAAGCCGGACTGTGCGGCGAAGCCGACGCCGAACGTTTCGCCGCCATGCCCGGCTGCGGCTCGTGCCTGCGCGTGCTGATCGGGATCCACGAACCCGACCAAGGCCGGGAATCCGCCGTCGTCCGGCGGATTCGCAAAGTGCTGCAGCGGTCCGGCTGCGCGCTGCCCGTGCTGCTGCACGGTTCGGACCGCACGATGTGGCCGATGTACATAGAGGCGATGCTGCAAGGGCTCGGCGGCCGGATCGGACTGGAAGACGGAACGATGCTGCTGTCCGGCATCGCCGCCAAAGACAACGAGGAATTGATCCGCACGGCCAAACTGATCGAAGGCCGCTTCTAG
- a CDS encoding HD-GYP domain-containing protein — protein MRIHVTDLEHGDTLREDAFNSAGLHVLPRGTVVKYEETELLNRHKIDYVEIEPRTAANGAASVIGAAMQSHIELAIRGYQTIFLEALTSGKFDEATVDLQLEPLLRTVDQHRDVVSLLLVLEREDVSLYNHSMQVGMLSYYIATWLGYTRKDCYAISKAGYLHDIGKSKVSPTIRNQTDYLTDYDRQELSKHAKHGYDVIRSSMADETTALVAWQHHEREDGSGYPQGLTKPDIHPYSQIVAVADTYLRLSESKRGEPKRPLLEILREVSELGFGKLNEKPVQALVQHLMSNLIGKKVRLNSGETGTIILNNPSDLFKPLVRVGDEFHDLSRERNLVVDELFI, from the coding sequence TTGCGAATCCATGTTACGGATCTGGAGCACGGCGATACGCTGAGAGAAGACGCGTTCAATTCGGCGGGGCTGCACGTACTGCCCAGAGGAACGGTAGTCAAGTACGAAGAGACGGAACTGCTGAACCGCCACAAGATCGACTACGTCGAAATCGAGCCGCGGACGGCGGCGAACGGAGCCGCCTCCGTAATCGGAGCCGCGATGCAGAGCCATATCGAACTGGCAATCCGCGGCTACCAAACCATTTTTCTGGAAGCGCTCACGAGTGGGAAGTTCGACGAAGCGACCGTCGATCTGCAGCTTGAGCCGCTGCTGCGCACGGTAGACCAACACCGCGACGTCGTATCGCTGCTGCTCGTGCTGGAACGCGAAGACGTCAGCCTGTACAACCACTCGATGCAGGTCGGGATGCTCTCCTACTACATCGCGACCTGGCTCGGCTATACGCGCAAAGACTGTTACGCAATCAGCAAAGCCGGCTATTTGCACGATATCGGCAAAAGCAAAGTGTCGCCGACGATTCGCAACCAAACGGATTATTTGACCGATTACGACCGTCAGGAACTGAGCAAGCATGCGAAGCACGGATACGACGTTATTCGCAGTTCGATGGCGGACGAGACAACCGCGCTCGTCGCCTGGCAGCATCACGAACGCGAAGACGGTTCCGGTTACCCGCAGGGATTGACCAAGCCGGATATCCATCCGTACTCGCAGATCGTGGCGGTCGCCGATACATATCTGAGACTGTCCGAGAGCAAACGGGGAGAGCCGAAGCGTCCCCTGCTCGAAATCCTGCGCGAAGTGAGCGAACTCGGCTTCGGCAAGCTGAATGAGAAGCCGGTTCAGGCGCTCGTCCAGCATCTCATGTCGAACCTGATCGGCAAAAAAGTGCGGTTGAACAGCGGAGAGACAGGGACGATCATTCTCAACAATCCGTCGGATCTGTTCAAGCCGCTCGTGCGGGTCGGCGATGAATTCCACGATTTGTCGCGCGAGCGCAATCTGGTCGTCGACGAACTGTTCATTTGA
- a CDS encoding histidine phosphatase family protein, which translates to MMELLVVRHGESQADLEDRHEGRADFELTPLGERQAGLAAAWIAKRYRPHEILSSPLKRAARTAEAIAQECKLTVAYDEELMEWDNGLLAGLKREEARLRFPLPVSGRQPYDTFADTESEIQFRARAEAVLSKLLSSQRPTSDLRRICIVSHGKMINMLFHSLMNLPFHTELSLATGDTGVHLWRIDGSRRRIVFTNAQEHLRN; encoded by the coding sequence ATGATGGAATTATTGGTCGTGCGGCACGGGGAGTCGCAGGCGGATCTGGAAGACCGCCACGAAGGACGGGCGGATTTTGAATTGACGCCGCTCGGCGAACGCCAGGCGGGCCTTGCGGCTGCCTGGATCGCGAAGCGGTATCGGCCGCACGAGATCTTGTCGAGTCCGTTGAAGCGCGCCGCGCGCACGGCGGAAGCGATTGCGCAGGAGTGCAAGCTGACCGTCGCTTACGACGAAGAATTGATGGAATGGGATAACGGCCTGCTGGCCGGGCTTAAGCGCGAAGAAGCGCGCCTGCGTTTCCCGCTGCCGGTCTCCGGCCGGCAGCCGTATGACACGTTTGCCGATACGGAATCGGAAATCCAGTTCCGGGCGCGGGCGGAAGCGGTTCTGTCCAAGCTGCTGTCGTCGCAGCGCCCGACTTCCGACCTGCGGCGTATCTGCATCGTATCGCACGGCAAGATGATCAATATGCTGTTCCACAGCCTGATGAACCTGCCGTTCCATACGGAGCTGTCGCTTGCGACCGGCGATACGGGCGTGCATCTGTGGCGGATCGACGGCTCGCGCCGGCGCATCGTATTCACGAACGCGCAGGAGCATCTGCGGAACTGA
- a CDS encoding ABC transporter ATP-binding protein yields MPTAIELHNVSWRRGEQTILQGIDWVVEQGQHWAVLGLNGSGKTSILNMINGYMWPTSGEISVLGRRFGTVDLRELRKSIGWVSSSLQEKIRPNEQALDIVISGRHASIGLYAEIESEDRCKAQRLMEDLGCAHLLGRAYQTCSQGEKQKLLIARALMASPKLLILDEASNGLDFISREALLQSIDRLAARSDAPTLLLVTHHTEEISAVFSHSLLIRRGEIFARGRSEDVLTEEKLSEFFEMPVAVERQGGRAWLSVR; encoded by the coding sequence ATGCCTACGGCAATCGAATTGCACAACGTCTCTTGGAGACGCGGCGAACAGACGATTCTGCAAGGGATCGACTGGGTCGTCGAACAAGGCCAGCACTGGGCGGTGCTCGGGCTGAACGGTTCGGGCAAGACGAGTATCCTGAACATGATCAACGGCTATATGTGGCCGACGAGCGGCGAGATTTCCGTGCTCGGGCGCAGGTTCGGCACGGTCGATCTGCGCGAGCTGCGCAAATCGATCGGCTGGGTCAGTTCGTCGCTGCAGGAGAAGATCCGGCCGAACGAGCAGGCGCTCGACATCGTGATCAGCGGCCGCCACGCTTCGATCGGGCTGTACGCCGAGATCGAAAGCGAAGACCGCTGCAAAGCGCAGCGATTGATGGAAGATCTGGGCTGCGCCCATCTGCTCGGCCGGGCGTACCAGACGTGTTCGCAGGGCGAGAAGCAGAAGCTGCTCATCGCAAGGGCGCTGATGGCGTCGCCCAAGCTGCTCATCCTCGACGAAGCCAGCAACGGCCTGGACTTTATCTCGCGCGAAGCGCTGCTGCAGAGCATCGACCGCCTGGCGGCCCGAAGCGATGCGCCGACGCTGCTGCTGGTGACGCATCATACGGAAGAGATCTCCGCCGTATTCTCGCATTCGCTGCTTATTCGGCGCGGCGAGATCTTCGCCCGGGGCCGGTCGGAAGACGTGCTGACCGAAGAGAAGCTGAGTGAATTTTTCGAAATGCCGGTCGCCGTGGAACGCCAGGGCGGACGGGCCTGGCTGTCGGTACGCTGA
- a CDS encoding GNAT family N-acetyltransferase, translated as MSELIMRTARPDDVAQLTEMRYESTLEHHPELTVTDEQRRDYTDEMQEFLIEAIGSENWVVWLAEYGEEIVGHAYLEMVRKVPRPGRMTKPFIYMTNVYTRPQHRGLGIGSRLAQVIEQWARELEHDFIMVWPSGRGEEFYTKNGYSACSVPMELKL; from the coding sequence ATGAGCGAGCTGATTATGCGTACGGCCAGACCCGACGATGTCGCGCAGTTGACCGAGATGCGCTACGAGTCGACGCTGGAACACCATCCGGAATTGACCGTGACGGACGAGCAGCGGCGGGATTACACGGACGAGATGCAGGAGTTTTTGATCGAAGCGATCGGGTCCGAGAATTGGGTAGTCTGGCTGGCCGAGTACGGCGAAGAAATCGTGGGACACGCTTACCTGGAGATGGTACGCAAAGTGCCGCGTCCCGGACGCATGACCAAGCCTTTTATTTATATGACCAACGTCTATACGCGACCGCAGCATCGGGGCCTCGGTATCGGCAGCCGGCTGGCCCAGGTGATCGAGCAGTGGGCGCGCGAGCTGGAGCATGATTTCATCATGGTGTGGCCGAGCGGTCGCGGCGAAGAGTTTTATACCAAAAACGGCTATTCCGCCTGCTCCGTGCCGATGGAATTGAAATTGTAA
- a CDS encoding Hsp20/alpha crystallin family protein — protein MFEQGPFGRQAEEMFSQIAKTFGDTFGEEFAAPFRERALSFRTDIHEDHGRYLLEAELPGFRKEEIDIDYTAPHLTIRAVRQQAEPVSEEDGRRAIRSERRYGEFVRRFYLEDVDREGIRAQLKDGLLKLDIPKKETTISKRILIEGED, from the coding sequence ATGTTTGAACAAGGCCCTTTTGGCAGACAAGCGGAAGAAATGTTCAGTCAGATCGCTAAAACGTTCGGAGATACGTTCGGGGAGGAATTCGCCGCTCCGTTCCGGGAACGGGCATTGTCTTTCCGCACCGACATTCATGAAGATCACGGCCGGTACCTGCTTGAAGCGGAGCTGCCGGGCTTCCGCAAGGAAGAGATCGATATCGATTACACCGCTCCGCATTTGACGATTCGCGCGGTGCGGCAGCAGGCGGAACCGGTAAGCGAAGAAGACGGACGCCGGGCGATCCGCAGCGAACGCCGTTACGGCGAATTCGTGCGGCGCTTTTATCTGGAAGACGTCGACCGCGAAGGCATTCGCGCCCAACTCAAAGACGGGCTGCTCAAGCTGGACATTCCGAAAAAGGAAACTACGATCAGCAAGCGCATCCTGATCGAAGGCGAAGACTGA
- a CDS encoding HAMP domain-containing sensor histidine kinase gives MSRPAFFLKLKVKLTAALGLAVVLAVLLFLALQTVGWKVIDHYFGQPSFIAQQNQKTAAQLSDYVTKNGLSIHDGKRLDAWVSQKKYLNIYLYQDRQMVYSSNGYDIQNGTQSIDSFVSDNVLFPISFADADAQVFVESYFEYEYYTMTTFVSLALAFALFLLAVVLLIHVKTSYIEVLEKEIKILEGGNLEHPITIRGKDELSSLAQSVNEMRKSFIERLENEDSARQANNELVTAMSHDLRTPLTALIGYLDIIQYRKYKTEEQLFKYVANSKDNAYRIKDLSDQLFEYFLLSYSQNDLPELEEYDGSPLLDQLIGTHTPLLIDEGFQFRFVPCEQPFTLPVHVMSMQRVFDNLFSNLLKYANKSEPISIRCMLHKERLCIQFANAVKPHSDRTDSNGIGTKVCEKIVLNHGGSFEVFQTAESYSVRICLPANLKA, from the coding sequence TTGAGTAGGCCCGCTTTTTTCCTGAAACTGAAAGTGAAGCTGACCGCGGCGCTCGGCTTGGCCGTCGTGCTGGCTGTCCTGCTGTTTTTGGCGCTGCAAACGGTCGGTTGGAAGGTGATCGACCATTATTTCGGCCAGCCGTCGTTCATCGCGCAGCAAAACCAGAAAACGGCCGCGCAGCTGTCGGACTACGTCACCAAAAACGGCTTGAGCATTCACGACGGCAAACGTCTGGACGCTTGGGTGAGCCAAAAGAAATACTTGAACATTTATCTGTATCAAGACAGGCAGATGGTCTATTCTTCCAATGGCTACGATATTCAAAACGGCACGCAATCGATCGATTCGTTCGTGTCCGACAACGTCCTGTTCCCGATCTCTTTCGCCGATGCGGATGCGCAGGTGTTCGTGGAATCGTACTTCGAATACGAATATTACACGATGACCACGTTCGTATCGCTGGCGTTGGCGTTTGCCTTGTTCCTGCTGGCCGTGGTGCTGCTGATCCATGTCAAGACGTCTTATATCGAAGTATTGGAAAAAGAAATCAAAATTTTGGAAGGCGGCAATCTGGAGCATCCGATTACGATCCGGGGCAAAGACGAACTGTCTTCGCTTGCGCAGAGCGTCAACGAGATGCGCAAATCGTTTATCGAACGGTTGGAAAATGAAGATTCGGCCCGGCAGGCCAACAACGAACTGGTAACGGCGATGTCGCACGATCTGCGCACGCCGCTGACGGCGCTGATCGGCTACCTCGACATTATCCAGTATCGCAAATACAAAACGGAGGAGCAGCTGTTCAAATACGTGGCCAACAGCAAAGATAACGCGTACCGCATCAAAGATTTGTCCGATCAACTCTTCGAATATTTCCTGCTGTCCTACAGCCAAAACGATCTGCCCGAGTTGGAGGAATACGACGGTTCCCCGCTGCTCGACCAGTTGATCGGCACCCATACGCCCCTATTGATCGACGAAGGATTTCAATTCCGGTTCGTTCCGTGCGAGCAGCCATTCACGCTGCCTGTGCATGTCATGTCGATGCAGCGGGTGTTCGACAATCTGTTCTCCAACCTGCTCAAATATGCGAACAAATCGGAACCGATCTCGATTCGCTGCATGCTGCACAAAGAGCGGTTGTGTATCCAGTTCGCCAATGCCGTCAAACCGCACAGCGACCGGACGGACAGCAACGGCATCGGGACCAAAGTATGCGAGAAAATCGTGCTCAATCACGGCGGAAGCTTCGAGGTGTTCCAGACGGCGGAATCGTACAGCGTGCGGATCTGCCTGCCGGCGAATTTGAAAGCTTGA
- a CDS encoding response regulator transcription factor, translated as MKETKTILIADDNDEIREIVRVLLESEHYRVVEAVDGDDAVRKVDEQIDLIILDIMMPGKSGFKACIEIREKSSAPILFLTAKTQDSDKYMAFSVGSDDYMSKPFSYTELVYRVKALLRRYYVYRGKEKNAPASPLLQIRNLTIDTGSHEVRVDGREVVLTDIEYQILLLMAQNQRKIFSAQNLYESVWEEPYFYSCNNTVMVHIRNLRKKTESDPQEPKLIKTVWGKGYRIE; from the coding sequence GTGAAAGAAACCAAAACCATTTTGATCGCCGACGACAACGACGAGATCCGGGAGATCGTTCGGGTGCTGCTGGAAAGCGAGCATTATCGGGTCGTCGAAGCCGTGGACGGCGACGATGCGGTCCGCAAAGTGGACGAGCAGATCGACCTGATCATTCTCGATATCATGATGCCCGGCAAATCCGGCTTCAAAGCGTGTATCGAGATTCGGGAAAAATCGAGCGCGCCGATCTTGTTTCTGACAGCCAAAACGCAGGATTCGGACAAATACATGGCTTTTTCGGTCGGCAGCGACGATTATATGTCCAAACCTTTCTCTTATACCGAACTGGTCTACCGGGTCAAAGCGCTGCTGCGGCGGTATTACGTCTACCGGGGCAAAGAAAAAAACGCACCTGCTTCTCCTCTGCTTCAAATCCGCAATCTGACGATCGATACCGGTTCGCACGAAGTGCGCGTCGACGGCCGGGAAGTCGTCCTGACAGATATCGAATACCAGATTTTGCTGCTTATGGCCCAAAACCAACGCAAAATCTTTTCGGCGCAAAATTTGTACGAAAGCGTATGGGAAGAACCGTACTTTTACAGCTGCAACAATACCGTCATGGTCCATATCCGCAATCTGAGAAAAAAAACCGAAAGCGATCCGCAGGAACCGAAACTGATCAAAACGGTGTGGGGAAAGGGGTATCGAATTGAGTAG
- a CDS encoding HlyD family efflux transporter periplasmic adaptor subunit has protein sequence MAKIGQLLKSKWIWIGLLFVGIAAWWIWSSMLSAKPNAGPDLQNLQTTALEKGEITRSLLVSGTVQSQSSRNIYAPSSLKLMEVLVKEGDTVKAGQKLASLATADLILDIQSAELNLKTAQEALKTAGTDNENAIATAQGSVDTAALEVKTAQRQYDEAKAQVEKKPGTAVVSARADVETAERQLALSRSQAQGRSGGALASAKKELEVAQRQYDLLSAQQQNRTGTTVVSAQKELDIAKKQYENLAAQSQSGSGGSTVWSAKKELDVAQRAYNQLVAQGYFTPTVQASKKDLDIAERAYKESQLLPENTAAVKTAKAELTNAANKYAQLQAGKPLSEQSSLNRYNSAVEALNQAQSGANGQISQASLALQNAERDYRSASAAYEASKSATVPAGDPALKSAADQANSAVSDRQAALATAYQAQKDGIRTAQEAVTSSNLDYKQAVASSAEALEQAKQNVDRAQVAYDTALKSAADARITAKDTWEKAKQSFDTVWNSAQEALVTAEDTLEKSKQSYGTALEGASQALVTAQDTLEKSQQAYDNAVASSGESLTTARDTLDRAKQSYTGAVNTANEAWAASREALEKSKIGYESALKNQSDAFATAAAALERAQNSYKSTQLSQEIAESKTNEAAEVNIGLQQIGLQKLKKQLADTVITAPISGTVTYKNAAVDQFAAGLLFTVEDKTKLTVAASISEADIGSLKVGQSAVVQTEATGDESFPSQVVQVGAAAVKSGGATETTGTAAATPANTTVQFAAKVDIAKADPRIRIGTSARMTITLEQKKDVFSVPLDAVKIGDAGSSVYVLENGTLQEIPVTTGIQNDIVTEIESPKLVPGMNILSSAQDAAASTTAAPGAPGEAAAND, from the coding sequence ATGGCTAAAATCGGACAACTTTTAAAATCCAAATGGATATGGATTGGTCTTCTTTTTGTAGGAATCGCGGCTTGGTGGATCTGGTCTTCCATGCTGAGCGCCAAACCGAACGCCGGACCGGATTTGCAAAACTTGCAGACGACCGCTTTGGAAAAAGGAGAAATTACCCGTTCGCTGCTCGTATCGGGCACGGTCCAAAGTCAAAGCAGCCGAAATATTTACGCGCCTTCTTCGCTGAAATTGATGGAAGTGCTGGTCAAGGAAGGCGATACGGTCAAAGCCGGACAGAAATTGGCTTCGCTTGCGACCGCCGATCTGATTCTGGATATCCAATCGGCGGAACTGAATCTGAAGACGGCGCAGGAAGCTTTGAAAACCGCGGGCACGGACAACGAAAACGCGATCGCGACCGCCCAAGGAAGCGTGGACACCGCTGCGCTCGAAGTGAAGACGGCGCAGCGGCAGTACGACGAAGCCAAAGCCCAGGTGGAAAAAAAGCCGGGCACGGCGGTCGTATCGGCTCGCGCGGACGTGGAAACGGCGGAGCGGCAGCTGGCCCTGAGCCGCAGCCAGGCGCAGGGGCGTTCCGGCGGTGCTTTGGCATCGGCCAAAAAAGAGCTGGAAGTCGCGCAGCGGCAGTACGACCTGCTGTCGGCCCAGCAGCAAAATCGGACCGGAACCACGGTCGTCTCGGCTCAAAAAGAGCTGGATATTGCCAAAAAACAATATGAAAACTTGGCGGCACAATCGCAAAGCGGCTCCGGCGGCAGTACGGTCTGGTCCGCGAAAAAAGAACTGGACGTCGCCCAGCGCGCCTACAACCAGTTGGTCGCCCAGGGCTATTTTACCCCGACCGTGCAAGCTTCCAAAAAAGATCTGGACATCGCGGAGCGGGCGTACAAAGAATCGCAGCTGCTGCCCGAAAATACGGCGGCGGTCAAAACGGCCAAAGCGGAACTGACGAACGCTGCGAATAAATACGCACAGCTGCAAGCCGGCAAACCGCTAAGCGAACAGTCTTCGCTGAACCGCTATAACAGCGCCGTCGAAGCGCTGAACCAAGCGCAGTCCGGCGCGAACGGACAGATCTCGCAAGCTTCGCTCGCGTTGCAAAACGCGGAGCGCGATTACCGGAGCGCCTCGGCCGCATACGAAGCGAGCAAAAGTGCGACTGTTCCGGCCGGCGACCCGGCGCTCAAAAGCGCGGCCGATCAAGCCAATTCGGCGGTAAGCGACAGACAGGCGGCGCTGGCTACGGCGTATCAGGCGCAAAAAGACGGCATCCGGACAGCCCAGGAAGCGGTCACGAGCTCCAATCTGGACTACAAGCAGGCGGTCGCGAGTTCGGCGGAAGCGCTGGAACAGGCCAAACAGAACGTGGATCGCGCACAGGTCGCTTACGACACGGCGCTCAAAAGCGCTGCGGATGCCCGGATCACCGCCAAAGATACGTGGGAAAAAGCGAAGCAATCGTTTGACACCGTCTGGAACTCGGCGCAGGAAGCGCTCGTGACCGCCGAAGATACGCTGGAAAAAAGCAAACAGTCGTACGGTACAGCGCTCGAAGGAGCATCGCAGGCGCTCGTCACGGCGCAGGATACGCTGGAAAAATCGCAGCAGGCGTACGATAACGCGGTCGCAAGTTCCGGAGAATCGCTGACGACGGCGCGCGACACGCTGGATCGGGCCAAGCAGTCCTATACAGGCGCGGTCAACACGGCCAACGAGGCATGGGCAGCGTCGCGGGAAGCGTTGGAAAAGTCGAAAATCGGCTATGAAAGCGCGCTGAAAAACCAAAGCGATGCGTTCGCCACGGCCGCGGCGGCGCTGGAGCGGGCACAAAACAGTTATAAGAGCACGCAGCTGAGCCAGGAAATCGCCGAATCCAAAACGAACGAAGCGGCGGAGGTCAATATCGGACTGCAGCAGATCGGGCTCCAAAAGTTGAAAAAGCAGCTGGCGGATACCGTGATTACCGCGCCTATTTCCGGTACGGTCACTTACAAAAACGCGGCGGTCGACCAATTTGCGGCAGGTTTGCTGTTCACGGTAGAAGACAAAACGAAATTGACCGTAGCGGCTTCGATCAGCGAAGCGGACATCGGTTCTCTGAAGGTCGGACAATCGGCCGTCGTGCAGACGGAAGCGACCGGAGACGAATCATTCCCGAGCCAAGTGGTCCAGGTCGGCGCGGCAGCGGTAAAAAGCGGCGGCGCGACCGAGACGACGGGAACGGCTGCTGCGACGCCTGCCAACACTACGGTACAGTTCGCGGCCAAAGTGGATATCGCCAAAGCCGATCCGCGTATCCGGATCGGAACGAGCGCCCGGATGACGATTACGCTCGAACAGAAAAAAGACGTCTTCTCCGTTCCGCTGGATGCGGTAAAGATCGGGGACGCCGGAAGTTCGGTCTACGTACTGGAAAACGGTACCCTGCAGGAAATTCCGGTCACGACGGGCATCCAGAACGATATCGTGACCGAAATCGAATCGCCGAAGCTGGTACCGGGCATGAACATCCTGTCGTCCGCGCAGGATGCCGCCGCTTCGACGACGGCCGCGCCGGGAGCGCCCGGGGAGGCCGCCGCGAATGATTGA
- a CDS encoding ABC transporter ATP-binding protein: protein MIEIRNLVKRYFAGTPNEITVLDGINLSIAAGEFVAIVGQSGSGKSTLMNIIGALDQPSSGEYELGGTPIQQMNRDELARIRSRQIGFVFQSFNLIPRNSALKNVALPMIYAGIKPSERTRRARELLEMMDMGERMDHQPNELSGGQKQRVAIARALANDPDLILADEPTGALDSKTGNRVMEIFLKIHREEKKTLLFITHSVELAELCPRVVTLKDGRIISDQAGSNTGGLLHD from the coding sequence ATGATTGAGATCCGCAACCTGGTCAAACGGTACTTTGCCGGCACGCCGAACGAAATCACGGTGCTTGACGGGATCAATCTGAGTATCGCCGCAGGCGAGTTCGTCGCGATCGTCGGCCAATCCGGTTCTGGCAAATCGACGCTGATGAATATTATCGGAGCGCTCGACCAGCCGAGCAGCGGCGAATACGAGCTGGGCGGCACGCCGATCCAGCAGATGAACCGCGACGAACTCGCGCGGATTCGCAGCCGGCAGATCGGCTTCGTGTTTCAATCGTTCAATTTGATCCCGCGCAACAGCGCGCTCAAAAACGTGGCGCTGCCCATGATCTATGCCGGCATCAAACCGTCCGAGCGCACGCGCCGAGCCCGGGAACTGCTGGAGATGATGGATATGGGCGAGCGGATGGACCACCAGCCGAACGAGCTGTCCGGCGGACAGAAACAGCGGGTCGCGATCGCAAGAGCGCTCGCCAACGATCCCGATCTTATTCTGGCCGACGAACCGACCGGCGCTCTGGATTCCAAAACCGGCAACCGGGTCATGGAAATTTTCCTGAAGATCCACCGGGAAGAAAAAAAGACGCTGCTCTTTATTACGCATTCCGTCGAACTGGCCGAACTGTGTCCGCGCGTCGTGACGCTCAAAGACGGACGGATCATTTCCGACCAAGCCGGATCGAACACGGGAGGGCTGCTGCATGATTGA